TTTGGGACCTGTCAAGTTGAAGGGCGTTGGGCAAACAAACACATGTGTATTAAACATGAATGACtttgttttattaaataactttttttgacaAGTTCAAAGATGTGTAACTTTCCAACAGGGGATTCAAATTAATGTTTGGTTGATTAATTTTTCAAGCGTTTAATACACGTACACTATACAGTATACACGCATGTAAAACACGTttggtatatattatatatggcCAAGATAGAACCGAATGAAGAATTACGGTCTACATCTATGAAGTACGGACACAAACACGGACACccgacacgacacggacactgacacgtcgacaccgataaaaatttagaaaaatgacataatttagtgtaatacTGACACGTGTCCGACACAGACACGCCTAATTtgaggagtgtcggtgcttcTTAGGTCTACactctttttagtttttttttgctttttagttttttctaatTCCGAGATATTTATTCATCAACCAATGAAAATAAACTATATGCATGTACAATAAAAGTTAGTTACAAGTTAATTGTGGGTACCACATACAAATCTACTTATATGACTTGCTCTAATTAGTTGTTGGACAAATTATCAAGCGTAAAGTAGGTCTCACTTAATTTTTAGTGTAATATAAAAGTAGTTATATTTCCAAATGTCCATCCTAAGGATTTGTTCTATTAGAGTAAAAGATTATTAAAAAagccaaaatataaattaacagAAGGATATTTGTTAGGTGTCTCACATCGAATATATTAAAGTGTTCAATATAATACTTAAGTCCTGAGACTCTTTCATCTATTGAACTAGTCTTTTGAGTTGGACCATTCGTGTGTGAgtcttaattaaaaatattttagtaattATACAATTAATTAAGGTGATATATATTGGTTAaaagttatttataatttaaccaGTCAAACATGACTTTTAAttttagggtcttgttaacatgtgcccttagggcacatgataagatataccaaaatagtaattcaacatttaatgatataagaaatttaatgcttcaaaagtcaaaatgtacaaattattatttaataatttctatttttgtttcattaacatgtgccttaagggcacaagttaacattttccttaattttatTGTTCGTATTTAAGTGGAGAAAGTATGCAAAACACTCTTTCATGCCCAAATTAAGTCATGCTAattaacaaacaacaaaatagcTCTTCAAtagtataaataattaaaaacaactTGGTGTTATATATGAATCTTTTACCATATACATAATTCCTACAATTTAAACATGTGATGAGTGATGACCACCTAATCATGCAACAGTaactaattatttttacattatgAGTCTCTTTCAATTGTGGAAATATGGTCATGTTTGTTACATTCAATTTTTTCCATGCATAATTGCATATACGTTGAGAAGTCAGTAAAATTTTTGTCTTCCATCAACCACCCCTATGATATCAtatgagtatatatattttttaaaaggatAAATGGGGACCAAATTATTTCTAAGTAAGTAAATTAAATAATCTCAAAACACGTCTATATTGGTTAAGTGTCTCTATTTTCTAATAAATGTATGTAGGACATTTTTTCTTGGAGTAGTTCATAGTGATGGTACAATTTTGTCACTAGCTAAAACTGAAGAAAATCGTGCTTGAATTTACAGTAAAATTATTATAACACcgtaattttgttaaaactttAAAGTatagtttttattaaaatcataataaaatgtcgtgattttgtcaaatttatcatcaatgaagtaaattttgtatttatttttttatttttaattgttttttttaatgataatagGAAAGTGATTGCTGAATATGGTGAGGAAGTGGTTAAGCTAGGAGGAAGGATGTTGGAATTAATGTCAATAAATCTTGGCTTAAAAGAAGATTATCTCATGAATTCATTTGGAGGAGAAAATGAGCTTGGTGCTTGTTTAAGGGTAAATTTCTATCCAAAATGCCCACAACCTGACCTTACTTTAGGACTGTCTCCTCACTCAGACCCTGGTGGTATGACCATTCTTCTTCCTGATGATTTTGTGTCTGGCCTTCAAGTAAGAAAAGGAAATGACTGGATCACTGTTAGGCCTGTCCCTAATGCTTTTATCATCAACATTGGTGACCAAATTCAGGTCCTACCTCTTTCTACAATGTTGAATATATTTTACTATTGTCAAATTGTTACATcattactaattaatttttcttttacataTTATTTGTTTATCTCAATTTCACGGATTTGGATCGTCTCCTATAATTGCTACACGCAGTAGACGATCACAACCGCACAAAACAGATCGAATGGTTCTGATTTATATAATTAGTTGTATATAGAATTTAATCTTAGCCACTCATTTTTTATCGGACGGTTAGAAACAATTACTATGTTGACACAATAACTACATCAAATTCATTTCTCAATTTACaccaattaaaaattattactatattGGTTTGCGCGAACAACATTTGTTGCATTCACGTGACATGATTATCAGATTAAGATTAAATGAGTCATGCTTCAACTTTGGTATTTGTGgttgaaaaatatgaattaaGATTTTCACTCATTTACAAAGTCAATACATCAGTGACCCGACATTGAATCGAGATTGACCTATTCATATTTCAATACAAATTTCTTACGTTGAAAAACCTATGACTTCATGAATGCATGAGATTCCCGACGATATTCCTAAAATTATAAAGTTATGAATATGAAAAACATAGatataattttaattcaatGATACTAACCAACAACTATGTGAATGAATAGAATCTTGTTCCCCATTGATACACTATATATACTATAGCCATTACATTGGCATAaacaaatcacaaaaaaattataccaatatatatattgattgcaACATACACCATTTAAAAAGTGTGCACAtatattatattcttttttattagtcaaattaataattttgaggTTGATATTTCAACAATTAGTGGTTTGATattgattaataaattatttatgtgatgtttataattttttaggtGCTGAGCAATGCAATATACAAGAGTATAGAACACAGGGTGATTGTGAATCCAATCAAAGATAGAGTTTCTTTGGCAATGTTTTACAACCCAAAAAGTGATTTATTAATTCAACCTGCAAAGGAGCTTGTGACAAAGGAAAGGCCAGCCATGTACCCACCAATGACTTATGATGAATACAGACTTTTTATTAGGATGAAAGGACCTTGTGGGAAGGCCCAAGTTGAATCATTGGCTAACAAATGTGATTAATTCCAATAATTATATTATGTAATTTGCAAATAACTAATTtgcatataattaaataattggaCATGTTGTTAATGTTTTAGTGTTGAATGGattgtttaacttttttttttcactatcaGTATTTAGTTCATTGGACCGTTTAATCTGGTTTATAGGTCAGTTCGATTGattgtttaaatttaaattgtctTGATCTTTATTATGGGGTTCAATTAGTGCAAAAGCAATAAATTGTGTTGTTTATtatgtaatttctttttttggaaAAAGCAAATGAAGaataaagggaaaaaaataaaattgaaccactttttatttattttattttgattcacATGTTTATTTCATGTTTTATCATCTAACTTATTGCCTTggtctattttgaaaaaaaatattcaataatgGCAATTGGCAAGTGATAGGGTAAGCATAAAtgtacttttcttttccccTGTTACCATAGTGGGTTGCTGACTAAAAGCTTACACTATGACTAGGTGATTTTTTGACATAAAGCTTACACTGTGTGATGATAAGGGAATATATGATGTACTGATATAGATTTGGCCAATTTGAATGTACTTGTGtggaaattttatattaatagaGAGATTAATTAACAGAAATTTTTACATGGATAAAATTTTGTTGAGATTTTCACAGTTTAAAAAAATGTACTTGTGTG
This genomic interval from Trifolium pratense cultivar HEN17-A07 linkage group LG6, ARS_RC_1.1, whole genome shotgun sequence contains the following:
- the LOC123892441 gene encoding jasmonate-induced oxygenase 2-like, with the protein product MMTCNQTWPEPIVRVQALAESGLSSIPSSYIKPCSQRPTQTTFTPQNDHYDHINIPVIDLEHLSGGDQVLREKVLKQVSEACREWGFFQVVNHGIDHELMKSAKEVWREFFDLPLEMKEELANSPSTYEGYGSRLGVKKGAILDWSDYFFLHYMPPSLRNQAKWPALPSSLRKVIAEYGEEVVKLGGRMLELMSINLGLKEDYLMNSFGGENELGACLRVNFYPKCPQPDLTLGLSPHSDPGGMTILLPDDFVSGLQVRKGNDWITVRPVPNAFIINIGDQIQVLSNAIYKSIEHRVIVNPIKDRVSLAMFYNPKSDLLIQPAKELVTKERPAMYPPMTYDEYRLFIRMKGPCGKAQVESLANKCD